The following coding sequences lie in one Maylandia zebra isolate NMK-2024a linkage group LG14, Mzebra_GT3a, whole genome shotgun sequence genomic window:
- the rrp8 gene encoding uncharacterized protein rrp8 produces MFNEDEDWNDEEEGQILSKPALSNTKKTSSGINVKPRVVGKSSLMRTLKTLGSVPEWKSDNHKQDSDEDSEEAPSNIRTKKKRRKKRKLAEKTEEQQENTDQILKEEKPAPKKRKKNNKAGSSKANGTSSGEEKNKEMTELLMNVNNPQNTEKIGRKQWKNKMKNKRKCKNKYRQKQPEEEVNKVKSVGKHELKEVVKPDSHSNSNTGKNNQKKKNEKHPEEASNEKETKCVPVQKCVPESSADGSEQKTREPAVEIKVNRQQFPMKRLKPEQSKAQSLKRQKLQRMLHSEETEHHETPAEQEDKPAESEEEVKQDRSASLRSRMEQRLEAARFRYINEVLYSTSSGEAKRMFKQDPQAFWIYHKGYTAQVQRWPANPVDAIISYIQKKPSSLVVADFGCGDCKIARSVKNKVHSFDLAATCELVTVCDMAHVPLNDASVDLAVFCLSLMGTNLADFLAEANRVLKKRGVLKIAEVASRFDNVRNFITALSSLGFKMVSKDTENSHFYSFEFAKTGKAPENLKKVGLQLKPCLYKKR; encoded by the exons atgttTAACGAGGATGAAGACTGGAATGATGAAGAAGAGGGTCAGATCTTGAGTAAACCTGCCCTCAGTAACACCAAGAAGACAAGCAGTGGCATCAATGTGAAG CCCAGGGTTGTGGGTAAAAGCAGCCTGATGCGGACACTGAAGACTCTGGGGTCAGTACCAGAGTGGAAGAGCGACAACCATAAACAGGACAGTGATGAAGACTCCGAAGAAGCTCCATCAAACATTaggacaaagaagaagagaagaaaaaagagaaaacttgCAGAAAAAACAGAGGAGCAGCAAGAGAACACAGACCAGATCTTAAAGGAGGAGAAACCTGCaccaaaaaagaggaagaaaaacaataaagctG GATCTTCAAAGGCAAATGGCACATCTTCAGGGGAGGAGAAGAATAAAGAAATGACTGAATTGCTGATGAATGTAAACAATCCACAGAACACAGAAAAGATTGGCAgaaaacagtggaaaaacaaaatgaagaacaagaggaaatgtaaaaataaataccgCCAGAAACAGCCTGAGGAGgaagtaaataaagtaaagtCTGTGGGTAAACATGAACTAAAGGAAGTAGTTAAACCTGATTCACATAGCAACAGCAACACTggcaaaaacaatcaaaaaaagaaaaatgagaaacaCCCTGAGGAGGCGAGTAATGAGAAGGAAACAAAGTGTGTCCCAGTTCAGAAATGTGTGCCTGAATCTTCTGCTGATGGATCAGAACAGAAAACACGTGAACCTGCAGTGGAGATTAAAGTTAATCGGCAGCAGTTCCCCATGAAAAGACTGAAACCTGAGCAGAGCAAAGCTCAGAGTCTGAAAAGACAGAAGCTGCAGAGGATGCTGCACAGCGAGGAGACAGAGCACCACGAGACTCCTGCAGAGCAGGAAGATAAGCCAGCAGAGTCAGAGGAAGAGGTGAAACAAGACCGCTCTGCCTCCCTCAGGTCCCGGATGGAGCAGCGGTTGGAGGCCGCTCGTTTCCGCTACATTAACGAAGTTTTGTACAGCACGTCCAGCGGCGAGGCGAAGCGTATGTTCAAGCAGGACCCACAGGCTTTCTGGATCTACCACAAAGGTTACACGGCTCAGGTTCAGAGGTGGCCCGCCAATCCAGTGGACGCCATCATCTCTTATATTCAGAAAAA acCTTCCTCTCTCGTGGTTGCCGACTTTGGTTGTGGTGACTGTAAAATAGCGCGCAGCGTGAAGAACAAAGTTCATAGCTTTGACCTGGCAGCCACCTGTGAGCTGGTTACGGTCTGTGACATGGCCCAC GTGCCTCTTAATGACGCCTCTGTGGACCTCGCTGTGTTTTGCCTGTCCCTCATGGGGACCAATCTGGCGGACTTTTTAGCAGAGGCCAATCGAGTGCTAAAAAAGAG AGGAGTCCTTAAAATAGCAGAAGTGGCAAGCAGATTCGACAACGTGCGAAACTTCATCACTGCACTGTCAAGTCTTGGATTCAAGATGGTGTCGAAG gaCACAGAAAATAGTCATTTCTACTCCTTTGAATTTGCGAAGACGGGAAAGGCTCCAGAAAATCTGAAGAAAGTTGGACTACAGTTGAAGCCTTGTCTTTACAAGAAGAGATGA